The Priestia megaterium NBRC 15308 = ATCC 14581 region TATATCATTTTTCGACAGATAAATAAATAGGTTATATTAATTTTTTATTAAAATTTTTATTATTTTTTTAAAAAAATGAATTTTTGTTATTCTTTAATGTCAGCATACCTAACAACCTGCTTTTCTTCTAATATTAGATAAAAACCAAACATTTTAGTCATTAAATTTTTTAACATTCGTTTTTATTTCATTTATTTAGCATGACATATTTTTGTATGATACTATTCTTCCTCTCTTTCGTTTCATAAAAAAGATGACTTGCACATATGCAAGTCATCTTTTTTATGAAAATTATTAAGATCCAACATCCTCATTTTGCTGAGAAATCAGGACGGAACGCGGCTTACTTCCTTCATAAGGTCCCACCACTCCACGCTCTTCCATTGCATCGATCAAGCGTGCAGCCCGGTTATAGCCAATTCGAAAGCGTCGCTGCAGCATAGAAACAGAAGCTGTTTGCATTTCTGCTACAAGCTGTACCGCTTCGTCATATAGCTCATCTGCAAAATCATCAACTTGTTCAGGAGCATCGGTTGGAATCATTTCTTCTTGATACTGCGCTTTTTGCTGTGCAATTACAAAATCAACAATCTCTTCTACTTCTTCATCTGATAAAAAGGCACCTTGCACACGCACAGGTTTTGAAGCTCCAACAGGCATGAACAGCATATCTCCTCTTCCTAGAAGCTTCTCAGCTCCTCCCATATCTAAGATTGTACGAGAGTCAGTTTGTGAAGATACACTAAAAGCAATTCGGGAAGGAATATTTGCTTTAATAACCCCAGTAATAACATCTACTGATGGTCGCTGCGTAGCAATAATCAAATGAATGCCGGCAGCACGAGCCATTTGAGCAAGACGTGTGATCGAATCTTCGACGTCAGACGAAGCAACCATCATCAAGTCAGCCAACTCATCGACAATCACCACAATATAAGGAAGAGTCGGCTGTTTCGCATCGGCGTCTCCATCATCATTCATACGTTTTACTAAATCGTTATATCCTTCAATGTTTCTCGTTCCGCTGTGTGAAAACAGCTCATAACGTCGCTCCATTTCATTTACAACTTTCTTTAAGGCTTGAGAAGCTTTTTTCGGATCAGTTACAACAGGAGCCAATAAATGCGGAATACCATTGTACATATTGAGCTCAACCATTTTAGGGTCAATCATCATTAATTTTACTTCATGAGGCTTTGTCCTCATTAAAATACTAATAATAATACCGTTGATACACACACTTTTTCCGCTTCCTGTTGCCCCTGCTACAAGCATATGAGGCATTTTATTAAGCTCTGCTAGCACAGCTTCGCCTGAAATATCTCTTCCTAAACCAACTAATAGCTTTTTATCAGGTCGGTTATTTTCAGTTGCTTCAAGTACTTCTCTAAGTGAAACCATCGCTACTTCTTCGTTCGGTACTTCAATTCCTACCGCTGATTTCCCGGGAATTGGAGCTTCAATCCGAATATCTTTGGCAGCTAATGCAAGTGCTAGATCATCACTTAAATTGACAATCTTACTTACTTTTACTCCTACATCAGGATATACTTCATATTTTGTAACAGCTGGTCCAAGGTGAACTTTTGCCACTTTTGCTTTTACGCCGAAACTTTGAAACGTTTTTTCAAGTTTTTCGGCATTTTTATAAATGTTTTTATGCTCTTTTGCCTGGTTGCTTTTCTTTGGCATCGTCAATAGCTTGATAGGAGGAAGCTCATACTCTTTATTTTCCGTTTCAGTAAATGTAATCATAGGAGCTTTTTCTTCTTCCTGTTCCTTTTGCGGCCTTGGCTGTTGCGGTGCAGTAGCTACAGGCTTCGATTCCATAACCGGCGGCACCGGAGCTATAGGAGCAGCAGGAGGTTGACTAGACTCTTCCTCTCCGTAGTCAAAGTGTTCAATAATTGGAGGCGAAGGTGCTTCTACTTCTATTTCCATGCTTTCTTCAGGTTCTTGAACAGCTTTTTCTTGGCGTCTCTTTTTTGTTGTTTTAGGGGCTTTTTTCTTTTTATGTTTCCACGTCTGAATATCTTGCCAGCCTTCTTTTAACTCCGTTGTTAAAAAATTCACTAGAGGTGACAGAAGTTTTAATACCGTTTCGTGAAGCGAACGTCCGGTAATAAGCAGTACCCCAATCACAATAAGCAAGGCAGCGATAAGTTCTGTTCCTAAGCTATCAAATAGATAGTAGAACATGGCAAACATAATAGCTCCTATCATCCCTCCGCCTAAATCGCTGTGATTTGATTGACCCGTTGCTTCGAGCATATACAAATCCCATGTGTTCATAATGACAGACGGATCTGTAAACGTTCCGTTTTTTGATAAATTTTCAAATAACGTAACATGACTAAACAGTAAAATAGATAAAATAATGAGATATGTACCGATAAGCTGCCGCGTCACTAAAGGAGGCATTTCCCTTTTCCAAATAATATAAACAGATAGAATAGCCATTCCGATTAAACACAGCATATACCATTCGCCAATAAATAAGCGGACCACTAGTACAAGGGCCTGTCCTACAGCACCAAGTCCTGCCATGGCAATTAACGTTAATGCTAATAAAAATAAGCCAATAAGCTCAAAGCGCAATATACGTTTCCATTCATCCTTTTTTATTTGACCTCTTCGTTTTTTCTTTGCCATTTTTCCACTCCAATCAACGTCCAACACTCTATGTTGATTTTGTTTCTTTTATCAGTTGAATAAAAAAGCAGCCAATACAGCGGCTGCCTTCTTCGTCATATTCATTATACCATATTCACCATAATTATACTGAAATCCTTACGACAAAATTTGACCAGGATAATAATTTTCATTCAAATAATCTTGAGGATTCGTGCTTAAAATCCTCACAATTTGCTGTTGCTTTTGTTCATTTTCTTCAACAATAACCGGAATTCCATTATGGTTAATAAGCTTTGGCTGAGATTGTTCTTGATGATAAGACTGCTGAAAGATCAGTTCTTGCGGCATCATTGTATACAAAATCATTGCAGCAGCTGCTCCTCATTCTGACGTCCTTGCTCAATCAGTTCATTCAATTTTTTGATCGCTTGAGCAACTCCGCCTACTTCGTTAATTAACCCGTATGAAACAGCATCTCCGCCAACTACATTTGTCCCGATATCGCGCGTTAAGTTCCCTTTTGAAAACATAAGTTCTTTAAACTTTTCTTCTGAAATATGAGAATGTTCTCTCACAAAGTTAATCACGCGCTCTTGCATTTTATCTAAGTATTCAAATGTTTGCGGTACACCAATAACAAGACCTGTTAAGCGAATAGGATGAATGGTCATGGTCGCTGTACCGGCAATATACGAATAATCAGTTGAAACCGCAATTGGAACACCGATTGAATGTCCGCCTCCTAACACAATCGACACAGAAGGCTTGGATAACGAAGCGATCATTTCAGCAATTGCAAGCCCCGCTTCTACATCTCCACCTACAGTATTCAAGATAATAAGCAATCCTTCAATTTTTGGATTTTGTTCGATCGCCACAATTTGCGGGATGACATGCTCATATTTTGTCGTTTTGTTTTGAGGAGGCAGCTGCATGTGCCCTTCGATTTGTCCTACAATCGTTAAACAGTGAATATTAGAATC contains the following coding sequences:
- a CDS encoding YlzJ-like family protein; protein product: MILYTMMPQELIFQQSYHQEQSQPKLINHNGIPVIVEENEQKQQQIVRILSTNPQDYLNENYYPGQILS
- a CDS encoding FtsK/SpoIIIE family DNA translocase, with the protein product MAKKKRRGQIKKDEWKRILRFELIGLFLLALTLIAMAGLGAVGQALVLVVRLFIGEWYMLCLIGMAILSVYIIWKREMPPLVTRQLIGTYLIILSILLFSHVTLFENLSKNGTFTDPSVIMNTWDLYMLEATGQSNHSDLGGGMIGAIMFAMFYYLFDSLGTELIAALLIVIGVLLITGRSLHETVLKLLSPLVNFLTTELKEGWQDIQTWKHKKKKAPKTTKKRRQEKAVQEPEESMEIEVEAPSPPIIEHFDYGEEESSQPPAAPIAPVPPVMESKPVATAPQQPRPQKEQEEEKAPMITFTETENKEYELPPIKLLTMPKKSNQAKEHKNIYKNAEKLEKTFQSFGVKAKVAKVHLGPAVTKYEVYPDVGVKVSKIVNLSDDLALALAAKDIRIEAPIPGKSAVGIEVPNEEVAMVSLREVLEATENNRPDKKLLVGLGRDISGEAVLAELNKMPHMLVAGATGSGKSVCINGIIISILMRTKPHEVKLMMIDPKMVELNMYNGIPHLLAPVVTDPKKASQALKKVVNEMERRYELFSHSGTRNIEGYNDLVKRMNDDGDADAKQPTLPYIVVIVDELADLMMVASSDVEDSITRLAQMARAAGIHLIIATQRPSVDVITGVIKANIPSRIAFSVSSQTDSRTILDMGGAEKLLGRGDMLFMPVGASKPVRVQGAFLSDEEVEEIVDFVIAQQKAQYQEEMIPTDAPEQVDDFADELYDEAVQLVAEMQTASVSMLQRRFRIGYNRAARLIDAMEERGVVGPYEGSKPRSVLISQQNEDVGS
- a CDS encoding ClpP family protease; the protein is MFENNERLHSDEAPQQPNKNEESKGGILDKIQQLGQTNVAQLPQDSNIHCLTIVGQIEGHMQLPPQNKTTKYEHVIPQIVAIEQNPKIEGLLIILNTVGGDVEAGLAIAEMIASLSKPSVSIVLGGGHSIGVPIAVSTDYSYIAGTATMTIHPIRLTGLVIGVPQTFEYLDKMQERVINFVREHSHISEEKFKELMFSKGNLTRDIGTNVVGGDAVSYGLINEVGGVAQAIKKLNELIEQGRQNEEQLLQ